Within Ascochyta rabiei chromosome 4, complete sequence, the genomic segment GCATGTGCCTGACTCTCGACACGGGTCCGTGGTCGTTGTTCGCACGAGCTTGCTCTTTGGATACATGTCGCATGAAGGTCGGTCTGGGCCGAGACTTGCGGTACATGGGATCTTCGAAGTACTTGAATGCACCCGTTTTCTCATCTGCAGACGACCCATCTCCTGGCATGTCTGCTGAGCTCCGCGGCTCGTCCTCAACGTGCGCTCCActtgcctctgcctctgcctcccTTCTGAGTCTAGCAGCAACGCCCTCGTACCACTCCTCCATGGCCGGATCTGGTTTGTCCGGGAAGCACTTGCTCGGCAGTATTTTGAGAAATGTGTCGTTTGTCTCTGGGTCGATCACGTCGAACTGCTCCACCGATTTCTGCAGGAAGGGCACATGCTCCTGCGGGCCGAGCAACAGCTGGATTGTCTGCCATGTCACGAAGCCCTGTTTCTTGAGCGCAGGAATGCCAGGTGAAGAGTAGCCATCGTCGTTTGCCGACGGTTGCAAGCTGTGGTAAGCGCCGAGGGAGCGGTAGATGAAGGCGATCGAGGAGGGAGGCGTCTCGGTGAAGAGGACGTCGTAGTTCCCACCCACTGCACGGTACCATGCTGCGATCTGGGATGGCGTGAGGTCGGGAGAGTCGCTGGGCTCGAACTTGTCACTCTGCAGGCTCCGTATCAGCTCTCCCAGCATCCTCAGACGCAGCACTTCGACTCACAATGACCTGTGCGATTCCCTTCAGCAGGCGGTCCAGCCTTGGTGTGCCGCATTTGTCTGGTTGCAGCAAATACCCCCAGTAATCGTAGGCCTCCCGCTGGGCTGCTTCATTGTTTGCGGTGCTCTCAGCCGGCTGCTGCCCTTTGCTTTCGTGCGACTCGGCGGCCATTTCGCCCATTCGTGCTCGTCGACAGGTTGGACAGCAACTGCGAACATATGCCTGTGCCTGCGGCTGTGCCTGCGGCCCTTTTTCAGCTGGTTCGTTGGGTATCAACGTCTGCACAAGATGCGGTCAATGTCCGACCTGCCTCGCGCGAGCTGCCCGAGTCGTGGAATGCGAAAGACAAGACGCGTCGCGCAAGGAACAAGAAACCGGAAATCATGGATTGTGACACTACTATATATCAGGCGCACGACGAGAGCTGCCTATGTACATAAGCAGAGGTAACCAAAGCCACGCGCCAGGCAGCTGGTTGCTTGACTGCGCCTCTGCTGCAAGGCTCCGGCATGCGCTGTCTGTCTCATACGACCGCTGCAATGGCGGCAGCTTGAGCTTGGACCTGACGTCACGTCGGGCTGAAACACAACTGCTGCTATACGTCGACATCAGGCCGCAATCAGGCAAGCATCACACACGATCAACCGACACGTGCACGGGTCTGCCGTAGAGATGCAACTTTTGTTTTATTACAATCCGTAAAGCGTCCGAGGCGTGCATCGTTACGTCCTCGTCGCCTGGAAGAAGTGTGCTAAGCTACAGAAATGTGTGCCAGCCATCATGGTCAGTCGCTACCCGAAAGACTCTATGTTTTCGTAAATCTACTATGGACATCAACAACACTCTAGAAACCCATCTAGTGCTCAAGCAATCTCAGCGAACCCTGAACGACAACGTTCTCGAGGATGGAGCCCGGGGGAATATCGATAGTGGACCCTTCTGTGGCAACAATAATGACTGTGCCCTTGAGGGTGACGCCGCGGCCAAGGTTGACCGGACCGGTAATGGTCAGATGGTCAAGTTCAACAATCTTGGGGATCGAAGGAATGCGGTTCTGGAAGCTGGAAACCTTCTTGAAGTCGCTGCCGAGCTTGATCAGAGGGGCGGGACCGAAGCGGTTGGGGTCAATAACAAGCTGGCCGTGTTGCAACGTGTACAGATCCGACTTGACGAGCATAAGGTCGGAGCAAGTCTTGACGGGCAGGAAACGCTTCCTGGGGACGTTGACACCGTGGGCGCCCTTGAAGTGCTTGATAGCAGCACCGACAGCAGTCTCGAGCTGGAGGACGGAGATGTCGGCCTCGCCCTTCTTGTCAGCAGGGATGGACTTGCCGTTAGGAATGATCTCCATGGCAAGCTCGTTCTGCTCAACGACACGCTTGACGGCCTTGACATCCATCCAgatgttgttggtgttgaagTACTTGAACTTCTTAATTGACTTGAACTCGTTGACGTGCTCCTTGGGAACCTGTGCGATTTCGAGCAGACGGACAGAGCCCTCGTAGTCAATGATGGTACCGCCCTTGACATCGGCCTTGGTCTTGTCGGTCAACTCCATGATGTACTCAGCCTTGGAGTCGACCATGTGCTGCAGAATGCGTAGATCAACAACGGCACCGAGGTTGTCAGCGTTGGAGAGGAAAATGGTCTCGATGCCACGCTCGATAAGCTTGTCCAGCATGCCGGTATTGTACAGAGACTCGAAAACGTCACCGTGACCCGGAGGGTACCAGTTGGCAATGTCAGACTCGCGAGTCTTGGGAGCTGGCAGAAGCGAGTCCTTCAAGATTCGAGGGTACTTGGACTGGTTGAAGGTGAGAATATCAATGTTGTGTCCCTCGTACTTTTTGATGATGCTGGCAGTGTCGTTGTCCGTGTTGAACGAGTTCATGAGGACAAAGGGGACATTGACGTCGTATGTGCGGTTCAGGTATTCGATCTGGCGCACCGACAAGTCAAGGAAGGACATGCCATCGCGGACCTCGATGACTGACTTGGGGCCAACGCAGCCCATGGAAGTACCGAGACCACCGTTGAGCTTGACGACTGCCAGCTTGTTGAGGTATTCGACCGCCTCGGAATTGGCAAGGTCGTTGTAGTTGACAACCTGTTCCTTCTTCGGAGGAGCAATGCGGTTCCAGTCGATGGCGTTGCCCTTGGCCTTGTCGTTCAGGTATCGTCGAAACAGGGCAAAAAAATTGTCCATCTCCGTCTCGAAGTACTGCGTGGGTCAGCGTGTGTTCCGGTGGCACAGACTCGTAGCACTCGGCGTGCGAAGCACTCCGCAGAGTGCCCGATTCCAATAACTGGCGCAGAAAGACTGCTGGGCAGGTGTGTGTTGGACAGTGGCTCACCTTCTTCTCTGCGGGGTCAGTGACGCCATCGGCGAGCTTGTTGAGAGCGTTGCGCATTTGCGAAGCAGCAACATTGGTAGATGTGTTCTCGAAAGCCTGTAGAGAACACCCGAGTTAGCAGGTTCCGGTAAGATTTGAGGGTGCAGTGCGTCTCTAGCAGGTGTGGCCAGGTGTGGCCAGGCGTGTGCGGCGCTCGGCCAGTAACAGTGCCATGATCAACACAGGAAAGCAGGACGAACTGGTGGCAGACTGCCAAAAGCCCGAGAACATAAGTGGGTTTTGGAAAGCAGCAAAGTGCTCGGTCGGCGAAAGATGCAGTAGAATAGCgagtcttcctctgtctgtGCTGTGCTGGGACCTCCTGTTCGACAAACGTAGACACCAATTGCTCCGAAGGCGCGAATTGGACTGCAGAACGCTGGCAAGAAGGAACCACTCGACTGGTCATGGTCCAGACGGACGAAAAACAGAAGAAGGGGGCCTGGACAGCTGCAGAAACAGAGCATAACTTACAACGTGGGACTGCGTCTTGCCGTGATGGCGCGGCGCGAAGCCACCCTCGCCGCCCTCAGCGGCAGAAGGCTTGAGGTGAGAAGGAAGAGCGCGAGCAGCCATAGTGTGTGTGTGGTAGAGGTGAGTGTGTGGGTATTATGGAGAAAGACACTCTGTGTGAGGAGAGAGTGAATTGTTGACAGGAGTAGATGGGGCGAGGCGGTCAGGTTGCTTAAAGGCAGTGGCTGTTGGCACGGACTGTAGTGGGGCAGCAAGTCGAGGCACGTTCTCGACCTAGCAACGGCGATGGAGCTGAGAGTTAGAAGCCGCAAGCGGGTTCTGCAGGCGTGTAGAGAGTTGACATGCCTGATCCGAGCAGCAGCACGCTTTATACGGCATTGGCTTGCCTAGCCCAGCGCCTCTCAGCTATCATTGCTGTCTACGGAAACACCATCCAAGAAAGTTGGAGGTCGAGGGCTGCGCCTGCGTCTGCGTCAGTTCTTGACCCCTCATCCCCTGTCTTCCACGTCGCAGCGCAGTATTCGTCGAGTTCTACACCGACGTGTCACAAGACGCTCACAAGCACACCTTAGATGCCCAGAAATACAGTGCGTGAGCAATTGATAGCGTCGCTGTGTCGCAAAAGCCGCGGGTGCACTATTGTTGAGCGGGCGTTGCTCTGAAGCTATGGCCAAAATTTCAAGCCCCTTGTCGCCAGCCGGGGCTAAGCTGCGGCGACAGCTGCACGATGCATCTAGTGTGCCCAACGACATTCTGGCAGCTCCCCCAACAACTGCCCCAGACTGGTCTTTTTGACACGCTTGAGTACAGAGAGTGGCAACAGAAGACGCAACATGGTCTCTATGGAGGAAAATGAGTCTTGTTCGGTGCGCTGCGACATGGACCCCGGCGATGCTGCATGTTGGTTCGGGAAAAAGCGGTGGACGTCGTGGCGTTGCTCGTTCACGCCCGCGGGATGAGCTTGAGCCACGTGGGGGATCTACTGACACAGCTGGGTATCCTCGACAGGTTTCGTGTCCGAGTCAAGTTGCTGAGGCTGCAAGACTAATTATTCCGTGTGAAAGTCTTTTGTTCGGCTTGGCATTGGTGTCTGTTCACTAGTACATCGAATTCCAATGGTTTTGCTTTCAAGCTTTGACATCTTCCCTGCTAGTGATGCCTCTCTTGCAAGGTTCTGCGTATGCTGAGTTTGCGTACGCAGGCAGCCACTTTTTATGGGAGTAGTTCGAATGTTGTCTAGCTTGAATTCCTACACTATGGAATGCTCGCCTACCCAAGTACTAGCGGCGCGAGCCACATACACGCTCGGCTCCCAAATTGGCCACTGGGAGGGATTCACAGTTGGACTTGTCAGCCACCAGCCGACTGGTTGCACGCTGACCTTGTTGTCATGCTGATCTCACTGGTCGTGTTATTTCGACAGCTGGAGCGTCTGCAAATGGCACAGCCATCGGCTTCTCCATCCTCAGACAAATGTATGCGCCCTGGTCTTCCTCCCTGATGAAGAAGGTCGCTCTGAGCTCTTGCACGACAAACGCTAAGAGGCTCTCGAGTGTCTCGTAAGCCGTCGCTGAGACAATCTGGCAGATGTCAGAAGTGCGACCAGGGTGGGTCGAGCCAAACGTACCTGAACCAGTGCGGTCTCCAGTGCTGCATAGTCATCCACACGTGATGCAGGGATACAATCGACTCGTAGGTTGACAACGACCGGCTGCTTTTGCAGTCGTTCGTTGGAGTTCACGCCGATCAAGCACGGTATGCGAACGTTCTGCAGGTAGAGTACGTTCGAGTAGGTACCTGACTGTGTAATGATAGAGGTCTGATGGCAAGCTCCTTCACCAAACATGCTGCCTTTTAGATAGCGCACATCTGTCTCTATAGCATAGATGGGTGCTGAGCCTGCAGCTGTGCGTACGATGCCAGCGATGGATATCGACAAGTCTGCCGTACTCATCCAGTCCAGACTGTCATCCTGAATGCGCGCTTGGATGGCCTTGCTGAGAGTACCGTAATGGACAGTGCTCTCGTCGACCGTGTCTGTAGAGGAAGCCGAGTTAAAGTTGGTACCGAGTGTTACGGTGACGCTGATGAGTGCTCgttgcttcttcttgcgGCCCCAGACATCTGTACCGGCATTGACGGTGACTGCAAGATTTTGTACAAAGATCTTATCGGTGCACTCGCTCTGAGCGACTTGCGCGTTCCATGCAGCCTGACGAACGAGCGTCATATTCATCGTCATGATGGTGTAGCTGTAATCTGCACTTGTCTGTTCTTTTCGAGCTGTTGAACAGGTACGGCAACATGACTATGGTGGGATGAGCCTTCAGCCCTGTGCGCACAGACTTATCCCCCGCCGGAGCTCCGCCATCGAACATTCTAGCTGCGCGGCCAAACGTATTTCTGCACAACACCTCTACCTGCGCTGCGCTCGAATCCGCTGCAAGCTGCCTCGAAACCCACACCACAAATCGCCCGCAAACCACACACCATGGCTGACGCGCTCAAGGCAGAGGGCAACAAGCTCTTTGCAGAGAAGAAGTTCGAAGAGTCCATGTAAGCGCCCCAGCAGCACGCACCGATATCGACGATGATGTCGACACGGACGCTGATGCCCATGCTCACGCTCCTACTGATGAAGAGACTGATACTGATGCCAAAACAGCGAAAAGTTCTCTCAAGCAATTGAGCTCGACCCTTCGAACCACGTGCTCTACTCGAACCGATCAGGCGCATACGCCTCGCTGAAGAACTGGGAGCAAGCCCTTGCAGATGCAAACAAGACGACAGAGATCAAGCCCGACTGGGCAAAGGGTTGGGGCCGCAAGGGCACGGCGCTGCACGGTACGGGCGACCTGGTCGGAGCTTCGGACGCCTTCGACGAGGCCCTGAAGCTTGACGCCAACAACGCTCAGGCAAAGTCTGGCCTTGCCGCGGTCCGTCGGGCTATTGAACAGGAAGCGCAGGCAGATGGCTTAGGCGGCGACCCCTCAGCTGGGCTCGGTGGCATGTTCAACGACCCCAACATGATCCAGAAGTTGGCCAGCAACCCCAAGACAGCGTCTCTACTCGCAGACCCCGCCTTCATGGAGAAGCTACAGCAGCTGAAGAGCAACCCCAACCGGGTGGGCGAGTTCATGCAAGATCCTCGCTTCCTGCAGGTCATGAGCGTGCTGCTGGGCATCGACATGCAGTTTGGCGGGCCCGGAGAGCAGGGCGGCGCGGGAGCCGACGCTGGCGTGACCGAGGCGCAAGAGGACGTGGAGATGCCCGATGCACGACCCACACCACCACAGCCCAAGCAGGAGCCAGAGCCACAGCCAGAGCCAGAACCTGAAATGGAGGAGACCGACGAGGACAAGGCAGCAAAGGAAGCCAAGATCACAGCAGACGAGttgaagaagaagggcaCCGAGTTCTACAAGAAGCGTCAGTTCGACGATGCGATTGAGTACTACACAAAGGCATGGGAAACACACAAGGATATCGCGTACATGACCAACCTGGGTGCTGCCAAGTTCGAGAAGGGCGACTACCCAGGTTGCATTGAGGCGTGTCAGCAGGCCATCGACTATGGTCGCGAGATCTACGCAGATTTCAAGATCATTGCAAAGTATGTCCTCTGACGATTATGCGAGAGCAGCAGCTGACACACTACAGGGCCTATGCTCGCATCGGTACCGCGTACGAGAAGCAGGGCGACCTTGCCAATGCGATCAAATTCTACCAGAAGGCTCAGACAGAGCACCGCACCCCCGATGTCCTCGCCAAGCTCCGCGCAGCAGAGAAGGCAAAGATCACGCAGGATAAGCAGTCTTATATCAACCCTGAAGAGGCCGAGAAAGCTCGCGAGCTTGGAAACACCAAGTTCAAGGAGGCCGACTGGCCCGCCGCCGTCGAAGCATACACTGAAATGATCAAGCGCGCACCAGATGACCCCAGAGGCTATTCGAACCGAGCTGCCTGCTATATCAAGCTTCTCGCGTTCCCGTCAGCTATCGAGGACTGCGATCAAGCCACCAAGCTCGACCCCAAGTTCATCCGCGCGTACCTACGAAAGGCCCAGGCGTACTTCGTCATGAAGGAGTACAACAAGTGTGTCAACGTGTGTGCTGAAGCTATGGAGCATGACGAGGGTGGCAAGAACGCGCGCGAAATTCAGCAGCAAGAGACCAAGGCTCTGCAAGCCCAGTACTCCGCACGAGAGGGTGAGACCGAGCAACAGACCATGGAGCGCATCCAGCGAGACCCAGAAGTATGTTAACAGACACCACTTGTACACGATTTTCTTGCTAACACGAACACTAGATCACTGGCATTCTCCAGGACCCCATTATGCAGAGCATCCTGCAGCAAGCCAAGGACGACCCTGCGGCATTGCAGGAACATCTCAAGAATCCCGGCATTCGCTCGAAGATTCAGAAGCTTGTCCATGCCGGTGTCATCCGCATGGGGCGATGATAATGGAAAGAGGGGGCATATGTTTTGACGACTCGACTACGACTTTAAACAAAGATCACTGGAAGCTTCAGATCTCGTTCCATACGGCGCATCAGCATAGCGTGTACAAAATGAAATAATACGTACTTGATTACCATGCAGTAGTGTCGAAAGTGCCATTGTCCATCACTCCCAGAGCTACTCAGCGCGACTAATGCAATGTTCCGGGGAAGACCTCATCCGTCACCTCTGGCGTAGTGCAGTTGTGACGGTAGAGTAACACTGAGTGCCTCTGGCTGCCGAAAAAGTCGACCTCAGTGTCCTAGTGACGAACACTCAGCAGAAGTTAATTAAATCAATACACCAGCTGTTTCAACTAGTATCATGGTCTTGTAATACTCCGGCAGATTTTGTACGGTTCTATAACTGATCTCAGCCACACCTGTGCACTGAAGAGACCCGGTCTCTAAGCCATCTGAGAGAATGACTTATATCCACTCTACCTTCTCATATCCCACGCGAACTCGGCAAAACCGAAGGGATTCTAAGCATTTATTGACACATAATACTACCGATGCTCAACTGCAACTGTTGCGCCCTGCTTCTGCGTAACAGTGGTCGAGACGAGTATGCCGTCATGAGTCGCACTCAGCTGCTCCTGGCTGTTGTGTGCATCAGCCCAATGCGAGTCTGTAGTATCCAAACCCAACCGGCGATTACGCTCTCGTGTCCCCATGCTGCCGATTGTCCTGAGTTGCACCTTGCTGCCTCTACCCTGCCCAGTCCCAGTCCCAGTATGTTTTCGATACCCCTGCGAATCGTATGTAGCTCTTGCCCGAAATGCGTTCACGAGTACTGCAAAGGCGGGGCAACAGCCAATGATGACAGCTTGGTCAATGTCAGCTTCAACAAACGCTGCAAGCTAATGAAGGCACGTACCGATAGAGCACTCAACTATGCCCCAAATAGCGAGCCATGTAGGATCCAGAGGCTGGCCTTTGGCCTCAGGCTTGGCTGCGTTGATAGCGACCTGTGATACTCGAAGGCAGGCGAAGAAGATGCAGATGAACCCGGTTGCAAACAAGAGGAGGATAGCATTCTTCTTGCTACGAGGCATTTGGAGATTCCAGGTGAGCCTTATAGGCAGGGCCATGACTGTGAAGTCAGCAACCAACGCATGCAGAGCAGAGGACGGCTCGAAAACTGACTCGTGAGGTTCGTAGTTGTGTCTGCTGTGAAAGAATAGAACAAACTGGTTAGCTGCGCCTGCTCTGCAGCATCGCCACTCTAGCAATAACTGTATCAGTATCGCTGTCGTCTTCTCACGAATGAAGAAGACTTACGCATCCTCCTGTCCAAAAACCTGATATGCTGCCGCACGATCTGAAGTAGAAAACGTAGTTACCGATATAGGTCTATCAACAGTGTAAGCTCTCCATGGACTACAAAAAACGACCTGCGTTCGATCACCTACCACAAGACAGATCACAGCAGTGCCCCACCAAACAATGGTATAGCCTCTGGGCAGCCCAACCAGCAGTCTCCGGTACAATAAAAGCAGCGACAGTTTGACTAACCACAAGGTCATCCAAAACATGCATGGAGCCGCAAATATCATTTTAGTCATCTTGATGTTCTCCTGCTCCATTTCAGGGTAGGGCGGCAGCTTTCCATTGACGACGTCGTAAAGCCGTTGCATATACGGCGACAAGGTTATGTAGAGAGCGCACATGGTCGCGTAACAGGCGAACGCAAAGAAGACGAGGATGTCCGAGGCTGTCAGTCGTTTTGGCCTTACCACGTTGAGACCAGCCCGAGCAAGTACCACACAGCTCGTGACTCCGAGCATAGAGTACGCGACCTTAAGGACGGTTCCTTGGGCGAAGCCATTGGTCTTGGATGACATGACGATGGGATCATTGGAGTGACACAAGAACACCCGGAACTGGGTGAAGGTATGCAACTGTATGGCGGTTCAAATTACCGTACGGTCCTGAAGTCCTTGGACTAAGCTTGTGCCATTCGTGCCTACCCCTTGTACGCATCAGGTTCCATACAGTTAGTCCTTCCTATTTAGGCTACTGATGGCAAGGAAATGCGTCACAGCTCGAATCGCACCGATGACTGCGGCTTGGCTACGGTCGCCTCACAACATGGTAAGGATATGTTTTGTTGTTTGAGTGACAGCGATCGGTATCGATCTTAGGACATATCTAGTTTTCGTTCGAGCCGCAGTAAGCTCTGGAGTGGCAGCCCTACTGAGAGAGAGGATCTGGCGTGTTCTGCTCGCATGTTCCATCTGGGATAACTCTCGTGCGCGGCTAAGACTGACCATGCAGGGTGGCGGCCTGCGGAAACGGCGGCAGAGGGACGGCACACGCTACCGCGCTTCCGCGTCAAGCCAG encodes:
- a CDS encoding UTP--glucose-1-phosphate uridylyltransferase; translated protein: MAARALPSHLKPSAAEGGEGGFAPRHHGKTQSHVAFENTSTNVAASQMRNALNKLADGVTDPAEKKYFETEMDNFFALFRRYLNDKAKGNAIDWNRIAPPKKEQVVNYNDLANSEAVEYLNKLAVVKLNGGLGTSMGCVGPKSVIEVRDGMSFLDLSVRQIEYLNRTYDVNVPFVLMNSFNTDNDTASIIKKYEGHNIDILTFNQSKYPRILKDSLLPAPKTRESDIANWYPPGHGDVFESLYNTGMLDKLIERGIETIFLSNADNLGAVVDLRILQHMVDSKAEYIMELTDKTKADVKGGTIIDYEGSVRLLEIAQVPKEHVNEFKSIKKFKYFNTNNIWMDVKAVKRVVEQNELAMEIIPNGKSIPADKKGEADISVLQLETAVGAAIKHFKGAHGVNVPRKRFLPVKTCSDLMLVKSDLYTLQHGQLVIDPNRFGPAPLIKLGSDFKKVSSFQNRIPSIPKIVELDHLTITGPVNLGRGVTLKGTVIIVATEGSTIDIPPGSILENVVVQGSLRLLEH
- a CDS encoding Hsp90 cochaperone, with the translated sequence MADALKAEGNKLFAEKKFEESIEKFSQAIELDPSNHVLYSNRSGAYASLKNWEQALADANKTTEIKPDWAKGWGRKGTALHGTGDLVGASDAFDEALKLDANNAQAKSGLAAVRRAIEQEAQADGLGGDPSAGLGGMFNDPNMIQKLASNPKTASLLADPAFMEKLQQLKSNPNRVGEFMQDPRFLQVMSVLLGIDMQFGGPGEQGGAGADAGVTEAQEDVEMPDARPTPPQPKQEPEPQPEPEPEMEETDEDKAAKEAKITADELKKKGTEFYKKRQFDDAIEYYTKAWETHKDIAYMTNLGAAKFEKGDYPGCIEACQQAIDYGREIYADFKIIAKAYARIGTAYEKQGDLANAIKFYQKAQTEHRTPDVLAKLRAAEKAKITQDKQSYINPEEAEKARELGNTKFKEADWPAAVEAYTEMIKRAPDDPRGYSNRAACYIKLLAFPSAIEDCDQATKLDPKFIRAYLRKAQAYFVMKEYNKCVNVCAEAMEHDEGGKNAREIQQQETKALQAQYSAREGETEQQTMERIQRDPEITGILQDPIMQSILQQAKDDPAALQEHLKNPGIRSKIQKLVHAGVIRMGR